GGCCGTTCGCTTTCAACCGGACGAACCCAATTTCCTTTACACGTTAGCCAATGCTCTATGGGACAAGCGCGACCTGGACGGCGCGGAGGAGTATCTCCGCAAGGCCATTGCTAGCGACAAGGATTTCACCAGCGCGCACTACTCTCTGGGCCTTCTTCTCAAAGAAAGGGGCGATGCGCCCGGTGCGATCGCCGAATACCGCGAAGCCATCCGCCTCGACCCGAAACACGCACGCGCCTACTACGGTTTGGGAATTGTGTTGCGTGCAAGTGGCGACGTGCCCGGCGCGATTGCCGCGTACCGGAAGCTTCTTGAACTCAACCCCAATCACTCGGCCGGGCACAACGGATTGGGTAACGCTCTGGCGGATACGGGTGATCTGGATGGCGCCATTGCCGAGTTCCGCGAAGCCCTCCGGCTCAATCCCAATAATGGGCCAGCGAAGGCCAACCTCGCCGATAGACTCAAAGAAAAGGCCGAGCACGTTGCCCCGCCGCCGCGTGAAGCCAAGAAACAGTAATTAAGGCTGTGGCATTCGTACTGATCCACAGAGAGTGAACGCGAGCGGGGCGGGGTAGGAAGACAAGTTCCCACTCCGCCCCGCTCGCGTTCATTGTGCTTGCGTTACCGACCACAGCCCGGAGCCAGGAACGCGATGATGACTACTGGAAGCGGCAAGCCGAGTAGTAGCGCAGCTAAACCCCAGCGGATCTTCCCCCAGCGCGTCGTGGGTTCTTCTTGCGGCATCATATCGGTATCTCCATCAGCGGAGTGAAATGGGACGATGATTCCTTGTTCGGCTGTCCGTGACTGGCCGATACGGAGTAATGCAAGCGCTGTGCCGAATCGAATGGCTCGGCCGAGCAGAACGCGAGTTGGTTACTTCTTGTCCGGTTTCGGAACGTCGCCTTTGGCCGGTCCCCACTCGGTCGGCTTGTACGCGATCTCCAGGTGTGGCGTCTCGATCCGCTTCCCCTTTTCGTGCTTACTCGTCATCGCCGCGTCGAGGGCGCCCGTTGTGAGCAGCGTGCGCTCCACGGGGTAAGGCGCGTGCCCGGTGATGACGAGCGACTCGATCGCCCGCGTGAGTTCCGCGAAGTGCGCGAACGGGTCAGGCTGCTGTAAGTAGAACTGGCACACATCGGGCTTGTCCTGCCCCTTGCGCTGGCCGGCGAAGATGAACGGCGAACCATCGTTCTCGTGGACCCAGCCGTTGGGAATCACGACGAACGCCCGGAACCCGTCGCGGTACTCGACCTCGAATGTGCCCGCGTCGGCGGTTTTCGACGTGATCGCGCGCAAGTCGCCGTTCGCGTGGGCGGTGGCGAGTTTCAACGCCTCTTCGAGTAACGGCTTGGTCCACTCGTGTTTGTCGATAGCGTCCCACATGGCCTTCCCGGTGTGACACGTAACGGCTTTAACGCCGGTCTCGCCGCACTTGCGCCGCTCGACCATGCACTGCAATCCTTCGAGCGCGTGGAACCCGTAAGCCTCGAACGGCCCGTACCCGATCTGAACCGCGCCGGTGATCTCGCACCCCTTCGGCAGCACGACGTTCGGTTTCCGCCACGTCACCGGGATCGACGAACCCGCGAGCACCGGCACGAACAGCTTTCGCGCGCGGTCGTACATCGCCTTTGCGTCGTCCCAGGTGGCCGCGAGGTGCTTGTCGTTGAACACCGGGACGGACTTCTTCGTGTCCTCAAACACCTGGCAGATCGCGTCGAAGAATCGGCGTCGCGGATAGAGGAGCTGCCCCTTCTCGTTGGTCGGGTACTGCCCGTGCTCGCCGATGGAGAGCACGCCGTCCACTGCGAGCGCCTTTCCACCCAGCGTGAGCGCTTCGGCCACGGTGTCGCAAATCTTGAAGCCGTGCTTCTTGGCGAGATCGCGACTCATGTCGTTCTTCGGCACCTGATCGGTGACGAGCGACACGAGTTCGAGATCGGGCTTGGTACCACCAGGGTACCCGTCGAGGAGGTTCCGCAGGATCACGTCCGCGTGCGACCACTTACGGTACTCGGTGACAACGGCAGCGATCTTTTTCTTGGGCATGGGGACGTGCTCGAAGGCGGGAGGGAAAGAGCGGCAGATCAAAACCAAATCAGGTTAGCCACAAAAAGGCACAAAGGGCACAAAAGAAGACGGAAGAGAAAGAACGAATTTGGAACAGTTCTGCTCTGGGTTTTCTTTTTGTGCCCTTTGTGCCTTTTTGTGGCTAACCTAATTTCTTCTTCGTGCCTGATCCGCGCTATCTGCGTTCATCTGTGGCGTCTTATTTTGCTGTCTTTCACCGTTTACCAGTTGTCGGCGGCGTAAACGGCTTGTGCGGCAGCTTCTTCCGTGCCCAGCGGGGTGCATTCGAGGCCGACGTACCCGGTGTATTTGAGGGCTTTCAGTTCCTTCAGCACGCGCGGGTAGTGGATCTCGCCCGTACCCGGTTCGTTGCGCCCGGGGTGGTCGGCGAGTTGGATGTAGCCGACCATGTCCGCCGCGAACCCCTCCCGCAGGTGACCGCAGAGGTCGCCCTCGGTGATGTGCATGTGGTACAAGTCCCACAGAATCTTGACGTACTTCGAGTTAACTTCCTTGACGATCTTCAAAGTCGGTGCGGACCCGTACAGGCAGTGGCCCTTGTGATCGACGCGGATGTTCATCGGCTCCAGGATGAGCGTGATGCCGTGCTTTTGTGCGATCGGCGCGCCCTTCTTCAAACCCTCAATGACGTTCTCGTGCATCTTCTCTTGCGGCACGTCCTTGATGTCGTCGCCGGCCACCACGCACATCATCGAGCACTTCCACTTTTTCGCGACCTCGCACCCCTTCTCGATCTTCTCCACGAACTGGTTGTGGTTCTTGGGGTCGTTGAGACCGGGTTTGAAGCCCCACGCGGTGAACTGCACGATCTTGATCCCGAGCCGCTCGCACGTCTCGGCGACCGCGTTCTGATCCTTGTTCTCCCACGGCCACAGTTCGACCGCGTTGAAGCCCAGCGCGGCCGCGGCTTCGAGCCGCTTGAGGTAGTCTCGCTCCTTGCGCCACCACATCTCAATGTTGACGGCGAACTTCGTGTTCTTGGTCTGCCCCGGTTTGGCGACCTTCGGCTCGGGTTCGGCCCGGCCGGTTGACGGAACCAGCGCGGCCACCGCGCCGGCGGACAGGAACGTGCGGCGATCGGGTGTCATTTGGGAGAGGCTCCAAAGGGATAGTGCAGCGAGATTAATTGCCCGGTTTGAACGCTGTCAGAACGCGCGAGGCGGTTCCGTCCGACCACTTGATACACCCGAGTCCGGGCGCGTACCAGTAGGACGTCTTCGCGGTCCCGTTGGGGTTATCGTTTCGATCGACGCGGATCGCTTTGAACTTGCCGGCCGGGACCTCGATCTCTTCCCAGCCGAGCGTTCGGGTCTCTTGCCCGTGTAAGTTGTCGGTCCAGGTGTTGTTGTCGACGTGGGGGAGTTTCAACCACCACACCGATTTGTCGAGGTCGCGGTCGGAGTACCGCACGACTTTCAGCCCCACGGCCGACGCGACCACGGTTTGGTCGTGCGTCCGCACCCCGCGTTCGTCCTCGTACTCCTGCGTCACGCTGATCCCGTCGTTCGTCTTCTCGACCTTCGTGACGACGCAGATGAGTTCCTTTCCCTGCCACAGGGACACCATGCGGTCCCCGACCCGCGTCGGGAAGCACACCGGCTCGTCCTTTGGCATCAGGTGTTTGGGGACCGGCGCGGGTAGCGCGGTGGGTGCAGTGAGTACGAACGCACACGTGAGCGCCGCGCACGGGACGAGGCGCGCGAGCCGTGGGTGAAACACGGTAGCCTCCTTACTCGGGAGTACGAACCGTTACGAAACCGTCATCGGTCGGCCGTTGTCCTTGGCGCTCAAGTTCAGCAGGAACGGCGCAGCGCGCTTCGCCCACGCATCGGGTTTGGGGTAGCTGCTCGCGCCGCCCGCGAACGCCAGTCGGAGCATGTCCGTGTCGATGATCCCCGGGTTCAGTGGCACCGCGGCCATCCCGTTCGGGAGTTCCTGAGCGAGCGCGAGGGTTAATCCCTCCACCGCGTACTTCGTGGCACAGTACGGGGCCACGTCCGGTGCGGTGCTGCGGCCCCACCCGCTCGAAAGGTTCACGATCACCCCGGCCTTCCGCGCCACCATTGCAGGGACGAACGCGCGGATCACGTGGAAAATGCCCTTCACGTTCACGTCAACGAGCGAATGAAACTCGTCCGCGGGCACTTTCCACAACGGGGCCGGGGTGTTCATGAGCGCCGCGTTGTTGATGAGAAGGTCCGGCGGGCTGAACTGCGAAAGTACCTCGTGAGCCCACGAACTTACCGCGTTCGCGTCGGTTACGTCCACTTGCTTGAAAGCGTGCGGCGTGGGGAACTCGGTGCGCAGGGCGCGCACGTGCCCGTCACTGCGCCCGCACCCGATGACCGTGTGCCCGGCCGCTGCGAACGCCGAAACGAGCGCCCGGCCCAATCCCCGCGTCGCGCCTGTAATAACGATCGTTTTACTCATGAGATCCTCGCCCCGTCCTTCGCGAGAAGGGAAATACAGAGTGAAATGAACCGCGGGCGCTGGTGCGGGTTACGTTCTTACGGCTTCCCGAACACCTGCACCCAGTACGGTTCCCCCTTCTCGTTCTTCGCTACAGCAACTCCGATCTCGGTGTAGTCCTTCCTCAAAATGTTGTCGCGGTGCATTTCCGAGTCCATCCACCCTGCGACGACGTCCTTCGCGCTTTTTTTGGTTCCACGCGATGTTCTCGCCGATGGTGCCGGACTTGTAGCCCGCGGCCTTGGTCCGGTCGGCGGGCGTTTTGTCGTCCAATACGTGTTCGAGTTTGTCCTGTTTGGCCATGTTTTGCGCGTGACCGCGGGCCGCTTCCA
This region of Gemmata massiliana genomic DNA includes:
- a CDS encoding hydroxypyruvate isomerase family protein, which gives rise to MTPDRRTFLSAGAVAALVPSTGRAEPEPKVAKPGQTKNTKFAVNIEMWWRKERDYLKRLEAAAALGFNAVELWPWENKDQNAVAETCERLGIKIVQFTAWGFKPGLNDPKNHNQFVEKIEKGCEVAKKWKCSMMCVVAGDDIKDVPQEKMHENVIEGLKKGAPIAQKHGITLILEPMNIRVDHKGHCLYGSAPTLKIVKEVNSKYVKILWDLYHMHITEGDLCGHLREGFAADMVGYIQLADHPGRNEPGTGEIHYPRVLKELKALKYTGYVGLECTPLGTEEAAAQAVYAADNW
- a CDS encoding CAP domain-containing protein encodes the protein MDSEMHRDNILRKDYTEIGVAVAKNEKGEPYWVQVFGKP
- a CDS encoding SDR family oxidoreductase, with protein sequence MSKTIVITGATRGLGRALVSAFAAAGHTVIGCGRSDGHVRALRTEFPTPHAFKQVDVTDANAVSSWAHEVLSQFSPPDLLINNAALMNTPAPLWKVPADEFHSLVDVNVKGIFHVIRAFVPAMVARKAGVIVNLSSGWGRSTAPDVAPYCATKYAVEGLTLALAQELPNGMAAVPLNPGIIDTDMLRLAFAGGASSYPKPDAWAKRAAPFLLNLSAKDNGRPMTVS